The genomic region ATCTCCGGCCTCCAACCGCTGCTCGAGAGGGGGGTCGTCACCTGTGCGATCGACGAGCACGCTTCCGCGCTCGACCGCGACTGACGCCGTTTGGGAACCGAGATGGACGTCGAAGGCAGTGCCGAGGACGGTCGTCGTCCATTCCTCTGCTTTGACCTGAAATGGCCGCGATGGATCGGGATGGACGTCGAAGAATGCCTCGCCTGCGAGCAGGTCCACCCGTCGGACGCCGGTCTCGTCGTTCACACGGATGGCACTGCCCGCGCTCAAATGGACGGTGCTCCCGTCGCGGAGCGTGACCTGGACCGTTTCGCCAATCCATGTCCAGTGATCGGCTTCCCAATAGATCCTAATCGAGGGAAAAATGAGAACGAGACACGCGGCCAGTCCAACCATTGCCACGGCCGGTTTCCAATATCGAGTCCACCGGCCGGGACGTCTGACGGCGGGCCTGGATCGAACGGCCGGAGAGGCCTTGGGCCTCCAGAGATCCGCGTGAACCGGCGGCGTCTCTCCAATGAGGCCCCACAGGCGCTGGGCATCGTCCCACGCTTGCCCGTTTTCATCGCTGGTCGTCAGCCACGCGTCGAACTGCTCGTGAAGCACAGGATCGTGCGGGCGATCGTGAAGCAACAGGAGCCACTCCAGCGCCTGCCGTGATGCTTGCTCTTCTGTCATGTCAGTGAGAATGACTTACCACCTTTTGCTATCGTACCCGCCCGGCATCATGGATTGTCCATATATTAATCGACGAATAGGCCACGCCATTTCTTCAATTCTTCAGATGTGAACTCCTCAGCTTCGCCTGGCAATGGATCAGCGCCTTATGGATCAATCCGTGCACCAAGGCAGGAGATACTCTCAGCCGCCGGCCGATCTCTTCCAATGTCAGCCCGCCGAAACGATGCATTTCAAGCGCCTGACGAGAGCGCTCCGGGAGTTCGGTCAGGGCTTCCATGACCAGTGCCAACTCCTGGCGATGACTGACCTCCTCTTCCGGCGTCGCCCGGGATTCAGCAATAGCAGGCGGTTCCTCCACAAGATCAACGTGCCGCCGTTCGAGCGCGACGCGGCGCGACCAGTCTACTGCCAGATTTCGGACGATGCGGAACAGGTATCCAACGGGAGTGGCGATCTCGGAACGATCCCAAGGCCGGTCGAATCGCAAATAAGCTTCCTGCACGACGTCTTCGGCCATTGCGCGGCAACCCAGAATCCCGGCCGCATAGTTGATCAGTTCGCCTCGATGCGTCAGATAGAGTTCAAGCTTCTGCTGTTCGTCGTTCATGAAGCCGCTCACGTGATCGCTAGTCCGTCCTGAGACCTCACGACTGAGGCCGCTCAGTCCCATTGCGGGACAGTATTGGCGAGGATCGACGAGAGTCTATCGGGGCCTCTCACGGGAAGCCATGTTCAGATTCCGGATCTTCGACGGCAAATACGCCCCGTGGATGCAGATCGGTCAGTCCTGACCACCTGCGGCGAAAAGCCTATTTAGGAATAGACGAACGGGTGGGAAGAATCTTCAGCCGGAGAGATGATTGAGCGTGCCTCCTCATCTAAAAATCAACCCTGTAGAGAGGCAGAATCTTCGCGGCCCTCTTGGAATGATCTGACAGGTCAATGCCGGGTCGATACAGCTGGTCTCGCCGGAGAGGCGGAGACCTTCCATCACTTCGCCGAGGACGGCAAACTCCAAATCGCAATTACGCTGTTCATCATCAGCCCAGAAAGACATTCGTCACCGGATAATTCCAGATCGAGAGAAGGCGAGCTACTCATGGCCTGACCGGACCATTAGACAGGACAGGAATATTTCCGACACGTCAAACGTCTGAATTCCAGACAAGCCCGCCGTTCGGAATTCATCTGCAATCCGGATCCCTTCATCGGTTACTTATCATCCAACTGAGCCAGCTGTTGCTTTCGAAATGCAGTCGGCGAACATCCAACGGCTCGCTTAAAGAAATGGCTGAAGGCGAAGGGATCGCTGAACCCAAGCGCCTCAGCGATACGCGTCACCCGAGTCTCCTCACCCGTCAGCATTCGCTTTGCCTTTAGAAGACGGAGCCCTTTCACATAATGGGAGAAACAGGTGCCCATTTGAAGTTGAAAAACTTCTGAACTGTATTTCTCCGAATATCCAAGAAAACTTGCAAGCCCCTTTAAGGTGAGCCCTCTCTCAAGATTCACCCTGACAAAAGCTTCAATACGGGTCGCAAGGGAGGTTTCCACCTGAGGCGAATAGCTCACCGATGGTAAAGCCTCAATAACCCCTTGCCGCCTCCCGCACTCACTAGAACGACGCCGTTGAGTCCGTCGTTCGACCTGGCCCTCCCACCATTGAGACTTGGAATAATCTGATGGCATCGGGTGGGATTGTCCCTCTTCGAAATGGGAGATCCTCACGTATATCGCCTTGCTCTGCATGTTGAGACCCCTTAATAAAAACGCCCACTATCGAATCGACGTGGGCGCTGGGAATCGAATTCCTCGGGCCTCTGTGAATGTGGTAGTCGAATATTGATTTCGCTTCTCAATATCATGCCAAGGCTTACTCTGTCAACCTGTCTACCGGCCGCGACCCTGGGAAACGACGAGCGGCTGACGGCAACAATGCTCGCCCGCATGAGTTCTCCTCCCCACAGGCACAGACCACAATGCGAGGCCACTGACCACTTGGAATGATTCTGGATTCGCGATTGGTAAGAGTCTTGGCGGTGATCGTTTGCGAGCTTGGCCCACGGCGTTAGATCCTACTATCACGATGGTCGATAGGGCCACTTGCCTCTACCGCTTACAGAAGTGTGGTTTCGCTGATCTTATTCGTCTTAGCCTATAGGTAGTTACACTCGATCATCTTATCTCTGAATATCTAACCGAAAGCTGAAGATGGATATCTATATCCCCGATCAGGAGAAGATCACCATGAGGACGATGAATGTGGCGAAGATGTCGCCAAACCGGAGTCGCTTGAAACACAGCAAGAAACGGGACATCATCCTGGCCGCATTTGCCACACAGAATCATGTTACGGCCCAGAAACTACACAATTCATTGGCCGAGGAGGGCCACCGAATTTCTCTGGGGACTATTTACCGGACGATGCGGCTGTTCTGTAAGATGGGGCTCGCTCAGGCAAGACATTGCGAAGCGAAAACGCAGTACGGTCATACGGCGGCGAAAGGCCGTCATGACCATCTGGTCT from Nitrospira japonica harbors:
- a CDS encoding sigma-70 family RNA polymerase sigma factor; this translates as MNDEQQKLELYLTHRGELINYAAGILGCRAMAEDVVQEAYLRFDRPWDRSEIATPVGYLFRIVRNLAVDWSRRVALERRHVDLVEEPPAIAESRATPEEEVSHRQELALVMEALTELPERSRQALEMHRFGGLTLEEIGRRLRVSPALVHGLIHKALIHCQAKLRSSHLKN
- a CDS encoding helix-turn-helix domain-containing protein, whose protein sequence is MQSKAIYVRISHFEEGQSHPMPSDYSKSQWWEGQVERRTQRRRSSECGRRQGVIEALPSVSYSPQVETSLATRIEAFVRVNLERGLTLKGLASFLGYSEKYSSEVFQLQMGTCFSHYVKGLRLLKAKRMLTGEETRVTRIAEALGFSDPFAFSHFFKRAVGCSPTAFRKQQLAQLDDK
- a CDS encoding Fur family transcriptional regulator; its protein translation is MDIYIPDQEKITMRTMNVAKMSPNRSRLKHSKKRDIILAAFATQNHVTAQKLHNSLAEEGHRISLGTIYRTMRLFCKMGLAQARHCEAKTQYGHTAAKGRHDHLVCTACGNIAEFENQEIERLRKEIAAENGFTLSVHKLELYGLCSLCGHSDN
- a CDS encoding FecR family protein; the encoded protein is MTEEQASRQALEWLLLLHDRPHDPVLHEQFDAWLTTSDENGQAWDDAQRLWGLIGETPPVHADLWRPKASPAVRSRPAVRRPGRWTRYWKPAVAMVGLAACLVLIFPSIRIYWEADHWTWIGETVQVTLRDGSTVHLSAGSAIRVNDETGVRRVDLLAGEAFFDVHPDPSRPFQVKAEEWTTTVLGTAFDVHLGSQTASVAVERGSVLVDRTGDDPPLEQRLEAGDWVRVERAMGVTAQGHGQPSQVAAWRQGRLIVKSRPIGEVIAELERYHRGVIVVTDSQLKSRLVSGVYDLTQPLEALRAAVQPHQAVVRQLTPYLVIVSSL